One genomic segment of Candidatus Auribacterota bacterium includes these proteins:
- a CDS encoding BMP family protein: MRRVAILLAYVCAGVIIVGMIGCSQSTPPEQKAVGKEALKVAAVFTTPIEEPWDGRVHQALLRAKKELDINYQWAESVPRPDYERVVSEFADRGFELVMGDAFGSEEAVRRVAKDYPRVAFCFGSGLGPVEPNFSVFDDWIHEPAYLCGLIAGKLTKSNVIGVVGGYSVPEVNRIINAFITGAKEVNPKASIKVVFINSWFDPPKAKEAAIAQVALGADVLFAERYGVIEAAKEKGVVAFGNMLDQSSLAPNTVVTSPVWDMWPTVEHVIKSVRGGTYVAMDYAEWSMMKKGGACLAPYHEFETKLSPEIKTMVEKKTGEIMNGLFRVPINEKIPVSD, from the coding sequence ATGAGAAGGGTTGCGATACTATTGGCATATGTCTGTGCAGGCGTGATTATAGTGGGCATGATCGGCTGTTCGCAATCTACTCCTCCCGAACAGAAGGCGGTGGGCAAGGAGGCGCTCAAGGTAGCCGCGGTATTCACCACGCCCATTGAAGAGCCCTGGGATGGGCGTGTCCACCAGGCATTGCTGAGAGCGAAGAAAGAGCTCGATATTAACTACCAGTGGGCCGAGTCTGTTCCGAGACCAGATTACGAGCGCGTGGTCAGCGAGTTCGCGGACAGGGGCTTCGAACTCGTCATGGGCGACGCGTTCGGCTCCGAGGAAGCGGTGCGGCGGGTTGCGAAAGACTATCCGAGGGTCGCATTCTGTTTCGGCTCGGGGCTGGGGCCGGTTGAGCCGAACTTCTCTGTGTTTGATGATTGGATCCATGAGCCCGCATACCTGTGCGGGCTGATTGCAGGCAAGCTCACAAAGTCAAACGTGATCGGCGTGGTCGGCGGGTATTCGGTCCCCGAGGTCAACCGCATCATCAACGCCTTTATCACCGGAGCGAAGGAAGTCAATCCGAAAGCCTCGATTAAGGTGGTTTTCATCAATTCGTGGTTCGATCCACCGAAGGCAAAGGAGGCCGCCATTGCCCAGGTGGCTCTGGGGGCTGACGTGCTCTTCGCAGAGCGCTATGGCGTCATCGAGGCGGCGAAGGAGAAGGGTGTCGTCGCGTTCGGCAACATGCTGGATCAATCGTCGCTCGCTCCAAACACCGTGGTCACCTCCCCCGTCTGGGATATGTGGCCCACGGTTGAGCACGTGATCAAATCGGTGAGGGGAGGCACCTATGTCGCAATGGATTACGCCGAGTGGTCAATGATGAAGAAGGGCGGCGCATGCCTCGCCCCGTACCACGAGTTTGAAACCAAACTTTCACCTGAAATCAAAACGATGGTCGAGAAGAAAACGGGCGAAATCATGAACGGCCTCTTCAGGGTCCCGATCAACGAGAAGATACCGGTGTCAGACTGA